Genomic segment of Bacteroidota bacterium:
CCATCAAAGAAATTGATGGCGATATTTTATTAATTAGCCAGTTTACTTTACATGCTTCCACCCGCAAAGGCAATCGTCCCTCCTATATCCGGGCAGCGAAACCAGATATCGCCATTCCGCTTTATGAAAAAATGATCCAGCAACTCTGCCGCGATATGAATAAAATGATCAAGACAGGGATCTTTGGAGCCGATATGAAAGTAGAATTATTGAATGATGGACCTGTGACGATCTTATTTGATACAAAGAATAAGGAGTAAGTTTATTGGACCCCAAATTTCTGAGAATACATTTTACCGTCTTCCAGTTCAATTCTTGCAAAAAAAAATTTTTCAGCGATCGTAATATTAAAGGAATAAGAATTTGAGTTTATTTCCTTTTGTTCAATAAACCGATGACCATTGGCTGTCCATACAAATACAGTTTTAATATTCTGCTTTGACTGAACAGTTATTCGTTTGCCATTTGTAAGAATTTTATACGGCTTAGGCGCAGCAATTTCGTTTTTATCAGAATTATAAGATTGTGCAGGTGCAATCAGCGAAACAAAGAGGCTTAGCGACAACAAAGTAGCCCATAGATGGTGCTTCATCATAGAATAATAGTTTTTGTAACAGGAATTTGGGTTAAAGTTTCAGTGGGATACGGTGTCCTAACAGCTTCCGTAAAGGAAGGGTTTCTCTAACGACAATAATCATGCTATATTGCAGATAACCGCACTAAATTTTTTAAAAATGACTATTGAGCAAGCCCAGCAACAGGTTGATAGCTGGATAAAGACCGTTGGTGTCCGTTATTTCAGCGAACTCACCAATATGGCCATACTTACTGAAGAAGTTGGCGAACTGGCCCGCATCATGGCCCGTACTTACGGCGATCAAAGTTTCAAAAAAACAGACCTGGAAAAAAACCTGGCTGATGAAATGGCCGATGTAATGTGGGTATTAATTTGCCTTGCCAACCAAACAGGGGTGAACTTAAC
This window contains:
- a CDS encoding nucleotide pyrophosphohydrolase translates to MTIEQAQQQVDSWIKTVGVRYFSELTNMAILTEEVGELARIMARTYGDQSFKKTDLEKNLADEMADVMWVLICLANQTGVNLTEALEKNFEKKTTRDAERHKNNDKLV
- a CDS encoding D-tyrosyl-tRNA(Tyr) deacylase, which produces MRAVVQRVTHASVTIDGKVHASIEDGLLVLLGIEDSDTMEDIEWLSGKIVDLRIFNDPGGVMNIPIKEIDGDILLISQFTLHASTRKGNRPSYIRAAKPDIAIPLYEKMIQQLCRDMNKMIKTGIFGADMKVELLNDGPVTILFDTKNKE